In Argiope bruennichi chromosome 4, qqArgBrue1.1, whole genome shotgun sequence, a single window of DNA contains:
- the LOC129966731 gene encoding synaptonemal complex protein 3-like — MPKIKAENSQKTVRKLKRPTTTPVKDVGNSDSLLSEEELDDVPRSANGSDNDSKRSYLDLEEEPVQDFSGSMSKLLERFSTDLNKTMLAKRKKLEQFTQESTKTTTKKVLETNKTQSAERKKLIQEFQNQMYAVINQGEAEIEKLKDADEKLQKALVQQQKHQQQIRIAHSQRLKALKGLSEEFCKGMTELEESHVQQYSAVHNELRKEMSILQKKILMDIQQQEMLNVRKQLKQLLP, encoded by the exons atgccgAAGATTAAAGCTGAAAATTCTCAGAAAACTGTGAGAAAATTGAAACGACCTACTACAACTCCAGTAAAAGATGTGGGAAATAGTGATTCTTTGCTATCAGAAGAAGAATTAGATGATGTTCCAAGATCTGCAAATGGTTCTGATAATGATTCTAAAAGAAGTTATTTAGACCTTGAAGAGGAACCTGTTCAAGATTTTAGCGGCAGTATGTCAAAATTGTTAGAGAGATTCAGcactgatttaaataaaacaatgctAGCAAAACGAAAAAAGCTGGAACAGTTCACTCAG gaATCGACGAAAACCACAACTAAAAAGGTTTTGGAAACTAACAAAACGCAGTCAGCTGAAAGGAAAAAACTCattcaagaatttcaaaatcaGATGTACGCTGTTATAAATCAAGGTGAAGCAGAAATCGAAAAATTGAAGGATGCAGATGAAAAGCttcaa AAAGCGTTAGTACAGCAGCAAAAGCATCAGCAACAGATAAGAATCGCACATAGTCAACGTTTGAAAGCTTTGAAAGGTCTTAGTGAAGAATTTTGCAAA GGGATGACTGAATTAGAAGAAAGTCATGTTCAACAATATTCAGCTGTTCATAACGAGTTGAGAAAAGAAATGTCCATACTGCAGAAGAAAATACTTATGGATATTCAGCAGCAAGAAATGCTGAATGTGCGTAAGCAATTAAAACAGCTCCTGCCGTAA